A single window of Microbispora hainanensis DNA harbors:
- a CDS encoding DUF485 domain-containing protein, whose translation MTVQHDPSVYERIQAGEQFQELRRRYRSWAFPMTIAFLVWYLLYVVLSGFARDFMGAKLFGNINVALVFGVLQFVSTFLIAWAYSRHAEAKLDPIADELRGGAETHDEVGEGAK comes from the coding sequence GTGACCGTCCAGCACGATCCATCGGTCTATGAACGTATACAGGCGGGTGAGCAGTTCCAGGAGCTGCGCCGCCGCTACCGGTCCTGGGCGTTCCCCATGACCATCGCCTTCCTGGTGTGGTACCTGCTCTACGTGGTGCTGTCGGGCTTCGCCCGGGACTTCATGGGCGCCAAGTTGTTCGGCAACATCAACGTCGCCCTCGTCTTCGGTGTGCTGCAGTTCGTGTCGACGTTCCTGATCGCGTGGGCGTACTCGCGGCACGCGGAGGCCAAGCTCGACCCGATCGCCGACGAGCTGCGCGGCGGGGCCGAGACCCACGACGAGGTCGGGGAGGGCGCGAAGTGA
- a CDS encoding WS/DGAT/MGAT family O-acyltransferase yields MRQLTALDAQFLSVESATTATHVAGVAILDPSASPSGALTRDALIALLRERLHLAPPLRMRLADVPFGLDRPYWVDDPDVDLDAHVHETTLPAPGGERELAAYVAGVHARRLDRGRPLWEAHLIHGLEGGRCALYTKVHHCAIDGVSGSEILTALLDPSPQPRRVEAPPAPVSPQVPGTLAMLAGAITRSIVQPVETLCSLARAAADLDAIPVVAALPDARRLAQAARVIAGDARPLPATPPLVAPRTPFNGPISAEREVALGSVPLAEIRRVARAFGMGPNDVVMTLCASALRRWLLAHDALPARPLVAAVPVTLRSRRPAGDPSRDAAWVGNRISAMITPLATDVASPAERLAAVRSALAAAKRRFAVSHRTWLDDVCAMVPNAFAALATPVVFRLAGVAGAGVNLIVSNVPGPRLPLYLCGARMIAYHPLSVVTDATGGISITCASYDGRLDFGVVACPARLPDVWSMIGHLREAMDELLALLDDSPEDSAEDPAEDPAEDPAEDSAVRPGNEQGEMVPA; encoded by the coding sequence ATGCGCCAGTTGACGGCACTCGACGCGCAGTTCCTGAGCGTGGAGTCGGCGACCACCGCGACCCACGTGGCGGGCGTCGCCATACTCGACCCGTCGGCCTCGCCCTCCGGCGCTCTGACCAGGGATGCGCTGATCGCCCTGCTGCGCGAGCGGCTGCACCTCGCCCCGCCGCTGCGGATGCGGCTGGCCGACGTGCCCTTCGGGCTCGACCGGCCGTACTGGGTGGACGACCCCGACGTGGACCTCGACGCGCACGTGCACGAGACCACGCTCCCGGCGCCCGGCGGGGAACGCGAACTGGCCGCCTATGTCGCGGGCGTCCACGCGCGGCGGCTCGACCGCGGCCGGCCGCTGTGGGAGGCGCACCTCATCCACGGCCTGGAGGGCGGCCGGTGCGCGCTCTACACGAAGGTGCACCACTGCGCGATCGACGGCGTGTCGGGCTCGGAGATCCTGACCGCGTTGCTCGACCCGTCGCCGCAGCCGCGCCGGGTGGAGGCGCCTCCCGCACCGGTGTCGCCGCAGGTGCCCGGGACGCTCGCGATGCTCGCCGGCGCGATCACCCGGTCGATCGTCCAGCCGGTGGAGACGCTGTGCTCGCTCGCCCGCGCGGCGGCCGACCTGGACGCGATCCCGGTGGTGGCGGCGCTGCCCGACGCCCGGCGCCTGGCCCAGGCCGCCCGCGTGATCGCCGGAGACGCGCGCCCGCTGCCCGCGACGCCTCCGCTGGTCGCGCCGCGCACGCCGTTCAACGGCCCGATCTCCGCGGAGCGGGAGGTCGCCCTCGGCTCCGTGCCGCTGGCGGAGATCAGGAGGGTGGCCAGGGCCTTCGGCATGGGCCCGAACGACGTGGTGATGACGCTGTGCGCGTCGGCGCTGCGGCGCTGGCTGCTCGCCCACGACGCGCTGCCCGCCCGGCCACTGGTGGCCGCCGTGCCGGTGACGCTGCGCTCGCGGCGGCCGGCGGGCGACCCGTCCCGGGACGCCGCTTGGGTCGGCAACCGGATCTCCGCGATGATCACACCGCTGGCCACGGACGTCGCCTCTCCCGCGGAACGCCTGGCGGCGGTGCGCTCGGCCCTGGCCGCCGCCAAGCGGCGCTTCGCCGTCTCCCACCGCACCTGGCTCGACGACGTGTGCGCCATGGTGCCGAATGCCTTCGCGGCGCTGGCCACGCCGGTGGTGTTCCGCCTCGCGGGGGTCGCGGGGGCGGGCGTCAACCTCATCGTGTCGAACGTGCCGGGGCCCCGCCTGCCGTTGTATCTGTGCGGCGCCCGCATGATCGCCTACCACCCGCTGTCGGTGGTCACCGACGCCACCGGGGGGATCAGCATCACCTGCGCGTCGTACGACGGGCGGCTGGACTTCGGCGTCGTCGCCTGCCCGGCCCGGTTGCCCGACGTCTGGAGCATGATCGGTCACCTGCGCGAGGCGATGGACGAGCTGCTGGCCCTGCTCGACGACTCCCCCGAAGACTCCGCTGAAGACCCCGCTGAAGACCCCGCTGAAGACCCCGCTGAAGACTCCGCCGTACGGCCCGGGAACGAGCAGGGGGAGATGGTGCCCGCCTGA
- a CDS encoding LytR/AlgR family response regulator transcription factor: MSGLRVLAVDDEQPALEDVAYLLRADPRIGDVLTARDGAAALRLLDRAIADGRPIDAVFLDIRMRGLDGVVLGRLLTQFTRPPKIVFVTAYEDHAVDAFELKAEDYLLKPVRPERLAEAIRRVCGSRGEPGEGPQADTIPVELGGVTRFVASTEVRYVEAQGDYARLHTATGSHLVRIPLATLEERWASAGFLRVHRSHLVAVKHIDELHIDSGKCVVRVGETEIPVSRRHTRELRDLLVRRARRGQAQ; encoded by the coding sequence GTGAGCGGTCTGCGGGTTCTGGCGGTGGACGACGAGCAGCCCGCGCTGGAGGACGTCGCCTACCTGCTGCGCGCCGACCCCCGCATCGGTGACGTGCTCACCGCCCGCGACGGGGCCGCCGCGCTCCGGCTGCTCGACCGCGCCATCGCGGACGGCAGGCCGATCGACGCGGTCTTCCTCGACATCCGCATGCGCGGCCTCGACGGCGTGGTGCTGGGCCGGCTGCTGACCCAGTTCACCCGCCCACCGAAGATCGTTTTCGTGACGGCGTACGAGGACCACGCCGTGGACGCCTTCGAGCTGAAGGCCGAGGACTACCTGCTCAAGCCCGTACGGCCGGAGCGGCTCGCCGAGGCGATCCGCCGGGTGTGCGGCAGCCGGGGCGAGCCGGGGGAAGGGCCGCAGGCGGACACGATCCCGGTCGAGCTGGGCGGCGTCACCCGGTTCGTGGCGAGCACCGAGGTGCGGTACGTCGAGGCGCAGGGCGACTACGCGCGGCTGCACACGGCGACCGGCAGCCACCTGGTGCGCATCCCGCTGGCCACGCTGGAGGAGCGCTGGGCGTCGGCGGGGTTCCTGCGCGTCCACCGCAGTCACCTCGTCGCGGTCAAGCACATCGACGAGCTGCACATCGACTCGGGCAAGTGCGTGGTGCGGGTGGGGGAGACCGAGATCCCGGTGAGCCGCCGCCACACCCGGGAGCTGCGCGACCTGCTCGTCCGCCGGGCCCGCCGGGGCCAGGCCCAGTGA
- a CDS encoding TetR/AcrR family transcriptional regulator yields MDSPLQTAKAWSRSRRRKQPPDGDARTRILDAAEELFAGGGYEATPTARIAELAGVPKGLVFHYFPRKIDVLISLVDERTVVIEEEVEAVPGDAAGALSRLARRLPLHASPAMRRILFREADTHLSVRERLGRLNTEIIRRARFALELALPGGRGDAARLEAAAATFAAVLLYQESICLLTGHHIDPDAVAELIAGALR; encoded by the coding sequence GTGGACAGCCCTCTCCAGACCGCCAAGGCGTGGTCGCGCTCGCGGAGAAGGAAGCAGCCGCCCGACGGCGACGCCCGCACCCGCATCCTCGACGCCGCCGAGGAACTGTTCGCGGGCGGCGGCTACGAGGCCACGCCCACCGCGCGCATCGCCGAGCTCGCCGGTGTGCCCAAGGGCCTGGTCTTCCATTACTTCCCCCGCAAGATCGACGTGCTGATCTCGCTGGTGGACGAGCGCACCGTGGTGATCGAGGAGGAGGTGGAGGCGGTGCCCGGCGACGCGGCCGGCGCGCTGTCGCGGCTCGCCCGCAGGCTGCCGCTGCACGCGTCCCCCGCGATGCGGCGCATCCTGTTCCGGGAGGCCGACACGCACCTGTCCGTACGGGAGCGCCTGGGCCGCCTGAACACCGAGATCATCCGCCGGGCCAGGTTCGCCCTGGAGCTCGCCCTGCCGGGCGGGCGGGGTGACGCGGCCCGCCTGGAGGCCGCCGCCGCGACCTTCGCCGCGGTCCTGCTCTACCAGGAGAGCATCTGCCTGCTCACCGGCCATCACATCGATCCCGACGCGGTCGCCGAACTGATCGCGGGCGCCCTGCGCTGA
- a CDS encoding acyl-CoA dehydrogenase family protein — translation MDFELNEDQRLFRRTLRELVDKEIVPVASEWERTGRYPEEIVRRFAQMGLFGMTIPEEYGGLDLDRVSFALVFEEIARGWMGVAGILGSHSLSTWMIAEYGTDEQRRHYLPGLAGGARRTGIALTEPGAGTDLQGIATRAVRDGDHYVVTGTKTWITNARHADPLPVLVKTSIETPAHRGMSVLLVDAGSEGLTVSRDLPKLGYKGTETCEVVLDGVRVPVSRLLGGAEGRGMQQVLSALELGRLNIAARAVGVAQCAYEAALGYARERHAFGQPIADFQAIQLKLADMATEIQAARLMTYWAAVRSEAGPVRSEAAMAKYFASEVALRATMEAMRIHGGYGYSQEFVVERLYRDAPLMAIGEGTNDVQRLIIARALIEGDATLGW, via the coding sequence GTGGACTTCGAGCTGAACGAGGACCAGCGGCTGTTCCGGCGGACGCTGCGGGAGTTGGTGGACAAGGAGATCGTCCCCGTCGCCTCCGAGTGGGAGCGCACCGGGCGCTATCCGGAGGAGATCGTCCGGCGGTTCGCGCAAATGGGGCTGTTCGGCATGACCATCCCGGAGGAGTACGGCGGCCTCGACCTCGACCGGGTGTCGTTCGCCCTCGTCTTCGAGGAGATCGCCCGGGGCTGGATGGGCGTGGCGGGAATCCTCGGCTCCCACTCCCTGTCGACCTGGATGATCGCCGAATACGGCACGGACGAGCAGCGCCGCCACTACCTGCCCGGCCTGGCCGGCGGCGCCCGCCGTACGGGGATCGCGCTGACCGAGCCGGGTGCGGGCACCGACCTGCAGGGCATCGCCACCCGGGCGGTCCGCGACGGCGACCACTACGTCGTCACCGGCACCAAGACCTGGATCACCAACGCGCGGCACGCCGACCCGCTGCCCGTGCTGGTGAAGACCTCGATCGAGACGCCCGCCCATCGGGGGATGTCGGTGCTGCTGGTGGACGCCGGCAGCGAGGGCCTGACCGTCAGCCGCGACCTGCCCAAGCTGGGCTACAAGGGCACCGAGACGTGCGAGGTCGTCCTCGACGGCGTACGCGTGCCGGTGTCGCGGCTGCTCGGCGGCGCCGAGGGGCGCGGCATGCAGCAGGTGCTGTCGGCGCTCGAACTCGGCCGTCTCAACATCGCCGCCCGCGCGGTCGGCGTCGCGCAGTGCGCCTACGAGGCGGCCCTCGGCTACGCCCGCGAACGGCACGCGTTCGGGCAGCCGATCGCCGATTTCCAGGCGATCCAGCTCAAGCTGGCCGACATGGCGACCGAGATCCAGGCGGCCAGGCTCATGACGTACTGGGCCGCCGTGCGGTCGGAGGCCGGGCCGGTGCGCAGCGAGGCGGCGATGGCGAAATACTTCGCCTCCGAGGTGGCGCTCAGAGCGACGATGGAGGCGATGCGGATCCACGGCGGCTACGGCTACTCCCAGGAGTTCGTGGTCGAGCGCCTCTATCGGGACGCGCCGCTCATGGCGATCGGGGAGGGCACCAACGACGTGCAGCGGCTGATCATCGCCAGGGCCCTCATCGAGGGCGACGCCACGCTCGGCTGGTGA
- a CDS encoding Uma2 family endonuclease: protein MSVTITFGRQGSRCPWPRDDTRDLPEGFRYEIEDGNLLVENSPAPEHQYVAYRLMRLLNDAAEDAGLDLITIGPVDVDVPGPLPGYRSPPDLVTVPGKLAEGGYDLLKGHDTLIATEITGKDAVTRDMITKRQVYASIGIPFSWVVRLDQPEPRVIVFELVAGEYRERHVMRTGEPATLDEPFRVTLDPGALLRRRPG, encoded by the coding sequence ATGAGTGTGACGATCACGTTCGGCCGGCAGGGGAGCCGGTGTCCGTGGCCCCGGGACGACACGCGCGACCTGCCGGAAGGATTCCGCTACGAGATCGAGGACGGGAACCTCCTGGTCGAGAACTCCCCCGCACCCGAGCACCAGTACGTCGCCTATCGGCTCATGCGCCTGCTGAATGACGCGGCCGAGGACGCCGGGCTGGATCTGATCACCATCGGGCCGGTCGACGTCGACGTCCCGGGGCCGCTGCCCGGCTACCGCAGTCCTCCCGATCTCGTCACCGTGCCGGGCAAGCTGGCCGAGGGCGGCTATGACCTGCTCAAGGGGCACGACACACTGATCGCCACCGAGATCACCGGCAAGGACGCGGTCACCCGCGACATGATCACCAAGCGGCAGGTCTACGCGAGCATCGGCATCCCGTTCTCCTGGGTGGTCCGCCTCGACCAGCCGGAGCCGCGCGTCATCGTCTTCGAGCTCGTCGCGGGGGAGTACCGCGAGCGTCACGTAATGCGGACGGGCGAGCCGGCGACGCTCGACGAGCCGTTCCGGGTGACGCTCGACCCCGGGGCGCTGCTGCGCCGCCGTCCGGGCTGA
- a CDS encoding HIT family protein, protein MTVDGCVFCEIAAGERAAHMVLDDEVAAAFLDVRPVFKGHVLVVPRGHVETLTDLPAEEIGPFFSRVQAVARAVEAGTGAAGTFVAMNNRISQSVPHLHVHVVPRNRKDGLRGFFWPRVKYDGDAEIEDYAARIRAALDESLHM, encoded by the coding sequence GTGACCGTGGACGGCTGCGTGTTCTGCGAGATCGCGGCGGGCGAGCGGGCCGCCCACATGGTGCTGGACGACGAGGTCGCGGCGGCGTTCCTCGACGTCCGGCCGGTGTTCAAGGGGCACGTGCTCGTCGTGCCGCGCGGCCACGTCGAGACCCTGACGGACCTTCCGGCCGAGGAGATCGGGCCGTTCTTCTCCCGCGTCCAGGCCGTCGCGCGGGCGGTCGAGGCGGGCACGGGCGCGGCCGGCACGTTCGTCGCGATGAACAACCGGATCAGCCAGAGCGTGCCCCACCTGCACGTCCACGTCGTGCCGCGCAACCGCAAGGACGGCCTGCGCGGCTTCTTCTGGCCCCGGGTCAAGTACGACGGCGACGCCGAGATCGAGGACTACGCGGCCCGCATCCGCGCCGCGCTGGACGAATCCCTCCACATGTGA
- a CDS encoding sensor histidine kinase has product MEPVVTVLVVAVLVAVPAVVLWRVLRGRRDLGSSPAERATFETLHTASLAAPPLRAGLTQAGALKASRHLRELLGSPAIAITNGEELLVYDGVGDHHAAEAFEHAAETLKDGRTQVLALDCLRPECPIRHAVVVPLTTDDRVVGSLAAYGDHASAGLVRAAQEVARWVDSQLELAELDRSRTMLMEAEVRALRAQISPHFIYNSLTTIASFVRTDPERARELLLEFADFTRYSFRRHGDFTTLAEELRSIDRYLTLERARFGDQLQVTLRIAPEVLPVAVPFLCLQPLVENAVRHGLEAKPGVGRITIVAEDAGAECVITVEDDGVGMDPDRLRRVLAGEDRSGAGGIGVANVDERLRQVYGDEYGLVVETGEGAGTKVAVRVPKYHPGVRT; this is encoded by the coding sequence GTGGAACCGGTCGTGACAGTGCTCGTCGTCGCCGTGCTCGTGGCCGTGCCGGCGGTCGTGCTGTGGCGGGTCCTGCGCGGGCGGCGCGACCTCGGCAGCAGCCCCGCCGAGCGCGCGACGTTCGAGACGCTGCACACCGCCTCGCTGGCCGCGCCGCCGCTGCGCGCCGGGCTGACCCAGGCGGGGGCGCTCAAGGCGTCGCGGCACCTGCGCGAACTGCTCGGCTCCCCGGCCATCGCCATCACCAACGGCGAGGAGCTGCTCGTCTACGACGGCGTGGGCGACCACCACGCGGCCGAGGCGTTCGAGCACGCCGCCGAGACGCTGAAAGACGGCCGCACGCAGGTGCTCGCGCTCGACTGCCTGCGCCCCGAGTGCCCGATCAGGCACGCCGTGGTCGTCCCGCTCACCACCGACGACCGGGTCGTCGGCTCGCTCGCGGCGTACGGCGACCACGCCTCGGCCGGGCTGGTGCGGGCGGCGCAGGAGGTCGCGCGGTGGGTCGACTCCCAGCTTGAGCTGGCCGAGCTCGACCGGTCCCGCACGATGCTGATGGAGGCCGAGGTCCGGGCGCTGCGGGCGCAGATCTCGCCGCATTTCATCTACAACTCGCTGACCACCATCGCGTCGTTCGTCCGCACCGACCCCGAGCGGGCCAGGGAACTGCTGCTGGAGTTCGCCGACTTCACCCGCTACTCCTTCCGGCGGCACGGCGACTTCACGACCCTGGCGGAGGAACTGCGCTCGATCGACCGCTATCTCACGCTCGAACGGGCCAGGTTCGGCGACCAGCTCCAGGTCACGTTGCGCATCGCGCCCGAGGTGCTGCCGGTGGCAGTGCCGTTCCTGTGCCTGCAACCGCTGGTCGAGAACGCCGTACGGCACGGCCTGGAGGCCAAGCCGGGCGTCGGCCGCATCACGATCGTCGCCGAGGACGCGGGCGCGGAGTGCGTGATCACCGTGGAGGACGACGGCGTCGGCATGGACCCCGACCGGCTGCGCCGGGTGCTCGCCGGGGAGGACCGCTCGGGCGCGGGCGGCATCGGCGTGGCCAACGTGGACGAGCGGCTGCGTCAGGTGTACGGCGACGAGTACGGCCTCGTGGTGGAGACCGGAGAGGGCGCCGGCACCAAGGTCGCCGTACGCGTCCCCAAATATCACCCCGGCGTCCGGACCTGA
- a CDS encoding haloalkane dehalogenase — protein MDFLRTPDERFADLPDFPYEPRYAEVTGGARMAYVEAGPADGPPVLLLHGEPSWSFLYRHVMAVLAEAGCRAVAPDLIGFGRSDKPSRPEDHTYARHVEWVRSLAFDALGLRGVTLVGQDWGGLIGLRLVAEHPDRFARVVAANTGLPTGDIPMPEVWHRFRQAVEKAPVLDIARFIQSGCVTELPEPVRRAYDAPFPSEEFKAGPRAMPGLVPITPDDPAAPANRAAWQTLVTLDLPFLVAFSDRDPITGGMAPILKKSMPGAAGLDHPVITGAGHFLQEDAGRELGEAVAAFVRATAAR, from the coding sequence ATGGACTTCCTCCGCACTCCTGACGAACGCTTCGCGGACCTGCCCGACTTCCCGTACGAACCCCGCTATGCCGAGGTGACCGGCGGCGCCCGGATGGCGTACGTCGAGGCGGGCCCGGCGGACGGGCCGCCGGTGCTGCTGCTGCACGGGGAGCCGAGCTGGTCGTTCCTCTACCGGCACGTGATGGCCGTGCTGGCCGAGGCGGGCTGCCGGGCCGTAGCCCCCGACCTCATCGGCTTCGGCCGGTCGGACAAGCCGTCCCGCCCGGAGGACCACACGTACGCCCGGCACGTGGAGTGGGTGCGGTCGCTCGCCTTCGACGCGCTCGGCCTGCGCGGCGTGACGCTGGTCGGCCAGGACTGGGGCGGGCTGATCGGGCTGCGGCTCGTCGCCGAGCACCCTGACCGCTTCGCCAGGGTCGTCGCCGCCAACACCGGCCTGCCGACCGGCGACATCCCGATGCCCGAGGTGTGGCACCGCTTCCGGCAGGCCGTCGAGAAGGCACCCGTGCTCGACATCGCCCGGTTCATCCAGTCGGGGTGCGTCACCGAGCTGCCCGAGCCCGTACGGCGGGCCTACGACGCGCCGTTCCCCTCCGAGGAGTTCAAGGCGGGGCCGCGGGCGATGCCGGGCCTGGTGCCGATCACCCCCGACGACCCGGCCGCGCCCGCCAACCGCGCCGCCTGGCAGACCCTCGTCACGCTCGACCTGCCGTTCCTCGTCGCGTTCTCCGACCGCGACCCCATCACCGGGGGGATGGCGCCGATCCTGAAGAAGTCGATGCCCGGCGCGGCCGGGCTCGACCATCCCGTCATCACCGGCGCCGGTCACTTCCTGCAGGAGGACGCGGGCCGCGAGCTGGGCGAGGCCGTCGCCGCCTTCGTCCGCGCGACGGCCGCACGGTAG
- a CDS encoding cation acetate symporter, translating to MSHETLSTILFVIFVAGTLAITFWASRHTKSAADFYAGGRSFSGLQNGLAIGGDYMSAASFLGIAGIIALSGYDGFLYSIGFLVAWLVALLLVAELMRNSGKYTMADVLAFRMSPRPVRTAAGVSTIVVSIFYLLAQMVGAGALVGLLLGVHSEAGKIWTIILVGLLMIIYVVFGGMKGTTWVQIVKAVMLMVGAALITLLVLGKFGFNLSGLLGDAANASGKGDAFLKPGLKYGTEAQGVWGKIDLISLGLALVLGTAGLPHVLIRFYTVPTARDARKSVMWGIGIIGVFYLLTLVLGFGAAALVGSKTIAEADKAGNTAAPLLAQQVGQDIFGDVGGTVLLAVIAAVAFATILAVVAGLTLASSSSFAHDLYAHVFKRGGATERQEVVVARIAAFVIGAVAIALSIFAQSLNVAFLVSLAFAVAASGNLPAILYSLFWKRFNTAGAVSAIYGGLISAVVLVIFSPVVSGAPTAMFPDADFHVLPLSNPGIFSIPIGFLCGYLGTILSKEYNGSKYAEIEVRSLTGLGAEKATSH from the coding sequence GTGAGTCACGAGACGCTGTCCACGATCCTCTTCGTGATCTTCGTTGCCGGCACACTGGCGATCACGTTCTGGGCCAGCCGCCACACCAAGAGCGCGGCGGACTTCTACGCCGGCGGCCGGTCGTTCAGCGGCCTGCAGAACGGCCTGGCGATCGGCGGCGACTACATGTCGGCCGCGTCGTTCCTCGGCATCGCCGGCATCATCGCGCTGTCGGGCTACGACGGCTTCCTCTACTCCATCGGCTTCCTCGTGGCCTGGCTGGTGGCGCTGCTGCTCGTCGCCGAGCTGATGCGCAACTCCGGCAAGTACACGATGGCCGACGTGCTGGCGTTCCGCATGTCCCCGCGCCCGGTCCGTACGGCGGCCGGTGTGTCCACGATCGTCGTGAGCATCTTCTACCTGCTCGCGCAGATGGTCGGCGCGGGCGCGCTCGTCGGCCTGCTGCTCGGTGTCCACTCCGAGGCCGGCAAGATCTGGACGATCATCTTGGTCGGCCTGCTGATGATCATCTATGTCGTGTTCGGCGGCATGAAGGGCACCACCTGGGTGCAGATCGTCAAGGCCGTCATGCTGATGGTCGGCGCCGCGCTGATCACCCTGCTGGTGCTCGGCAAGTTCGGCTTCAACCTGTCCGGCCTGCTCGGCGACGCCGCCAACGCGAGCGGCAAGGGCGACGCCTTCCTCAAGCCCGGTCTCAAGTACGGCACCGAGGCCCAGGGCGTCTGGGGCAAGATCGACCTGATCAGCCTCGGCCTGGCCCTGGTGCTCGGCACCGCCGGCCTGCCGCACGTCCTCATCCGCTTCTACACCGTGCCGACCGCCAGGGACGCCCGCAAGTCGGTCATGTGGGGCATCGGCATCATCGGCGTGTTCTACCTGCTGACGCTGGTGCTCGGCTTCGGCGCCGCGGCCCTGGTGGGCTCGAAGACGATCGCCGAGGCCGACAAGGCCGGCAACACGGCGGCCCCGCTGCTCGCCCAGCAGGTGGGCCAGGACATCTTCGGCGACGTCGGCGGCACGGTGCTGCTGGCGGTCATCGCGGCGGTCGCGTTCGCCACGATCCTCGCGGTCGTCGCGGGCCTGACCCTCGCGTCGTCCTCCAGCTTCGCCCACGACCTTTACGCGCACGTGTTCAAGCGGGGCGGCGCCACCGAGCGCCAGGAGGTCGTGGTCGCCCGGATCGCCGCGTTCGTGATCGGCGCGGTCGCGATCGCGCTGAGCATCTTCGCCCAGTCGCTCAACGTGGCCTTCCTCGTCTCGCTGGCCTTCGCGGTCGCCGCGTCGGGCAACCTTCCGGCGATCCTCTACAGCCTGTTCTGGAAGAGGTTCAACACGGCGGGCGCGGTCTCGGCCATCTACGGCGGCCTCATCTCCGCCGTGGTGCTGGTGATCTTCTCGCCGGTCGTCTCCGGCGCGCCGACGGCGATGTTCCCCGACGCCGACTTCCACGTGCTCCCGCTGTCGAACCCGGGCATCTTCTCGATCCCGATCGGCTTCCTGTGCGGCTACCTCGGCACGATCCTGAGCAAGGAGTACAACGGCTCGAAGTACGCCGAGATCGAGGTCCGCTCGCTCACCGGCCTCGGTGCCGAGAAGGCCACGAGCCACTGA
- a CDS encoding cation acetate symporter: MPAAGSADENGAPVNQIVAVVLVMLATVLIGAFGIRVSRTTSDFYVASRTVSPLWNASAIGGEYLSAASFLGVAGLILTFGADMLWLPVGWTGGYLVLLVLVSAPLRRSGAYTLPDFAEARLESMAVRRLSSVLVVLIGWLYLMPQFQSAGLVFRTITGAPPWTGSLLVAAVVATNVLSGGMRSITFVQAFQYWLKLTALAVPLVFMLMAWWSDGRPGLAPGDEWVLPLHGQEHPVYETYSLILATFLGTMGLPHVLVRFYTNPDGMAARRTTLVVLTLLGAFYLMPAVYGYLGHVYGMPESDTVVIALPGRLVGGPVGEFLTALVTAGAFAAFLSTSSGLTVSVAGVIAQDMLRGGVRAFRVATLLAVLVPFALAGVARSLPVATVVGLAFAVAASSFCPLLVLGIWWRRLTTAGAMAGLLAGGGLACTAVVVTIIGGPHSGWAGSLLAEPAAWTVPVSFTVMVVVSLLTPSRVPRGVARTMVRLHTPETLNVDRGDWRPRFM; this comes from the coding sequence GTGCCGGCCGCGGGGAGTGCCGACGAGAACGGCGCACCGGTGAACCAGATCGTCGCGGTCGTCCTGGTGATGCTGGCGACCGTGCTCATCGGCGCGTTCGGCATCCGGGTTTCCCGCACCACGTCGGACTTCTACGTCGCCTCCCGCACGGTCTCGCCCCTGTGGAACGCCTCGGCCATCGGCGGGGAGTATCTGTCGGCGGCATCCTTCCTCGGCGTCGCGGGGCTGATCCTCACCTTCGGCGCGGACATGCTGTGGCTGCCGGTCGGCTGGACCGGCGGCTACCTCGTGCTGCTGGTGCTGGTGTCGGCGCCGCTGCGGCGGTCGGGGGCCTACACGCTGCCCGACTTCGCCGAGGCGCGGCTGGAGTCGATGGCGGTGCGGCGGCTGTCGAGCGTGCTCGTCGTGCTGATCGGCTGGCTCTATCTGATGCCGCAGTTCCAGAGCGCCGGGCTGGTCTTCCGTACGATCACGGGGGCGCCGCCGTGGACGGGGAGCCTGCTGGTGGCGGCGGTGGTCGCGACCAACGTGCTGTCGGGCGGCATGCGGTCGATCACGTTCGTCCAGGCGTTCCAATACTGGCTGAAGCTGACCGCGCTCGCGGTGCCGCTGGTCTTCATGCTGATGGCCTGGTGGTCGGACGGACGGCCGGGGCTCGCCCCGGGGGACGAGTGGGTGCTGCCGCTGCACGGCCAGGAGCATCCGGTCTACGAGACGTACTCGCTGATCCTGGCGACGTTCCTCGGGACGATGGGGCTGCCGCACGTGCTCGTCCGCTTCTACACGAACCCGGACGGGATGGCCGCCCGCCGCACCACGCTCGTCGTGCTGACCCTGCTCGGCGCCTTCTATCTGATGCCCGCCGTGTACGGCTACCTCGGCCACGTCTACGGCATGCCGGAGAGCGACACCGTGGTCATCGCCCTGCCGGGCAGGCTGGTCGGCGGGCCGGTGGGCGAGTTCCTGACGGCGCTGGTGACCGCGGGGGCGTTCGCGGCGTTCCTGTCGACGTCGTCAGGGCTGACGGTGTCGGTCGCCGGGGTGATCGCTCAGGACATGCTGCGCGGCGGGGTGCGCGCGTTCCGGGTCGCGACCCTGCTCGCGGTGCTCGTGCCGTTCGCTCTGGCGGGCGTGGCCCGGTCGCTGCCGGTGGCGACCGTGGTGGGGCTGGCGTTCGCCGTGGCCGCCTCGTCGTTCTGCCCGCTGCTGGTGCTCGGCATCTGGTGGCGCAGGCTGACGACGGCGGGGGCGATGGCCGGCCTGCTGGCCGGGGGAGGGCTGGCCTGCACGGCGGTCGTGGTCACGATCATCGGCGGCCCGCACAGCGGCTGGGCGGGGTCGCTGCTGGCGGAGCCGGCGGCCTGGACGGTGCCCGTGTCGTTCACGGTCATGGTGGTGGTGTCGCTGCTGACGCCGTCGCGGGTGCCGCGTGGCGTGGCGCGCACGATGGTCCGCCTGCACACGCCCGAGACGCTGAACGTCGACCGGGGCGACTGGCGGCCGCGTTTCATGTAG